Proteins found in one Triticum urartu cultivar G1812 chromosome 4, Tu2.1, whole genome shotgun sequence genomic segment:
- the LOC125553978 gene encoding protein STRICTOSIDINE SYNTHASE-LIKE 13-like: protein MEEKKPRRQGAAGRDGIVQYPHLFIAALALALVLMDPFHLGPLAGIDYRPVKHELAPYREVMQRWPRDNGSRLRLGRLEFVNEVFGPESIEFDRQGRGPYAGLADGRVVRWMGDKAGWETFAVMNPDWSEKVCANGVESTTKKQHGKEKWCGRPLGLRFHRETGELFIADAYYGLMAVGESGGVATSLAREAGGDPVHFANDLDIHMNGSIFFTDTSTRYSRKDHLNILLEGEGTGRLLRYDRETGAVHVVLNGLVFPNGVQISQDQQFLLFSETTNCRIMRYWLEGPRAGQVEVFANLPGFPDNVRLNSKGQFWVAIDCCRTPTQEVFARWPWLRTAYFKIPVSMKTLGKMVSMKMYTLLALLDGEGNVVEVLEDRGGEVMKLVSEVREVDRRLWIGTVAHNHIATIPYPLD from the exons ATGGAAGAGAAGAAGCCGCGGCGGCAGGGAGCCGCAGGACGCGATGGCATCGTGCAGTACCCTCACCTCTTCATCGCGGCCCTGGCGCTGGCCCTGGTCCTCATGGACCCCTTCCACCTCGGCCCGCTGGCCGGGATCGACTACCGGCCGGTGAAGCACGAGCTGGCGCCGTACAGGGAGGTCATGCAGCGCTGGCCGAGGGACAACGGCAGCCGCCTCAGGCTCGGCAGGCTCGAGTTCGTCAACGAGGTGTTCGGGCCGGAGTCCATCGAGTTCGACCGCCAGGGCCGCGGGCCCTACGCCGGGCTCGCCGACGGCCGCGTCGTGCGGTGGATGGGGGACAAGGCCGGGTGGGAGACGTTCGCCGTCATGAATCCTGACTG GTCGGAGAAAGTTTGTGCTAACGGAGTGGAGTCGACGACGAAGAAGCAGCACGGGAAGGAGAAGTGGTGCGGCCGGCCTCTCGGGCTGAGGTTCCACAGGGAGACCGGCGAGCTCTTCATCGCCGACGCGTACTATGGGCTCATGGCCGTTGGCGAAAGCGGCGGCGTGGCGACCTCCCTGGCGAGGGAGGCCGGCGGGGACCCGGTCCACTTCGCCAACGACCTCGACATCCACATGAACGGCTCGATATTCTTCACCGACACGAGCACGAGATACAGCAGAAA GGACCATTTGAACATTTTGCTGGAAGGAGAAGGCACAGGGAGGCTGCTGAGATATGACCGAGAAACCGGTGCCGTTCATGTCGTGCTCAACGGGCTGGTCTTCCCAAACGGCGTGCAGATCTCACAGGACCAGCAATTTCTCCTCTTCTCCGAGACAACAAACTGCAG GATCATGAGGTACTGGCTGGAAGGTCCAAGAGCGGGCCAGGTGGAGGTGTTCGCGAACCTGCCGGGGTTCCCCGACAACGTGCGCTTGAACAGCAAGGGGCAGTTCTGGGTGGCGATCGACTGCTGCCGGACGCCGACGCAGGAGGTGTTCGCGCGGTGGCCGTGGCTGCGGACCGCCTACTTCAAGATCCCGGTGTCGATGAAGACGCTGGGGAAGATGGTGAGCATGAAGATGTACACGCTTCTCGCGCTCCTCGACGGCGAGGGCAACGTGGTCGAGGTACTCGAGGACCGGGGCGGCGAGGTGATGAAGCTGGTGAGCGAGGTGAGGGAGGTGGACCGGAGGCTGTGGATCGGGACCGTTGCGCACAACCACATCGCCACGATCCCTTACCCGTTGGACTAG